Proteins encoded within one genomic window of Manis pentadactyla isolate mManPen7 chromosome 4, mManPen7.hap1, whole genome shotgun sequence:
- the CYTH1 gene encoding cytohesin-1 isoform X2, giving the protein MEEDDSYVPSDLTAEERQELENIRRRKQELLADIQRLKDEIAEVANEIENLGSTEERKNMQRNKQVAMGRKKFNMDPKKGIQFLIESDLLKNTCEDIAQFLYKGEGLNKTAIGDYLGERDEFNIQVLHAFVELHEFTDLNLVQALRQFLWSFRLPGEAQKIDRMMEAFAQRYCQCNSGVFQSTDTCYVLSFAIIMLNTSLHNPNVKDKPTVERFIAMNRGINDGGDLPEELLRNLYESIKNEPFKIPEDDGNDLTHTFFNPDREGWLLKLGGGRVKTWKRRWFILTDNCLYYFEYTTDKEPRGIIPLENLSIREVEDSKKPNCFELYIPDNKDQVIKACKTEADGRVVEGNHTVYRISAPTPEEKEEWMKCIKAAISRDPFYEMLAARKKKVSSTKRH; this is encoded by the exons TTCCCAGTGACCTGACTGCAGAGGAGCGTCAGGAACTGGAGAACATCCGGCGGAGAAAGCAGGAGCTGCTAGCTGACATCCAG AGGCTGAAGGATGAGATAGCAGAAGTAgctaatgaaattgaaaacctggGATCCACAGAGGAGAG GAAAAACATGCAGAGGAACAAACAGGTAGCCATGGGCAGGAAAAAATTTAACATGGACCCTAAAAAG GGAATCCAGTTCTTAATAGAGAGTGATCTGCTGAAGAACACCTGTGAAGACATCGCGCAATTCTTATATAAAGGTGAAGGGCTCAACAAGACAGCCATTGGTGACTACCTGGGGGAGAG AGATGAGTTTAATATCCAGGTTCTTCATGCATTTGTAGAGTTACATGAGTTCACTGATCTCAACCTTGTTCAGGCATTGCG GCAGTTCCTGTGGAGCTTCCGGCTGCCGGGGGAGGCCCAGAAGATTGACCGGATGATGGAGGCATTTGCCCAGCGGTACTGTCAGTGCAACAGCGGGGTCTTCCAGTCCACAG aCACTTGCTATGTCCTCTCATTTGCCATCATCATGTTGAACACCAGCCTGCACAACCCCAATGTCAAGGATAAGCCCACCGTGGAGAGGTTCATTGCCATGAATCGAGGCATCAACGATGGGGGGGACTTGCCTGAGGAGCTTCTCCGG AATCTGTATGAAAGCATAAAAAATGAGCCCTTTAAAATCCCAGAAGATGATGGGAATGACCTTACTCACACTTTCTTCAATCCAGACCGAGAAGGCTGGCTATTAAAACTCGG aggTGGCAGGGTAAAGACTTGGAAAAGACGCTGGTTCATCCTGACCGACAACTGCCTGTACTACTTCGAATACACGACG GATAAGGAGCCCCGTGGAATTATCCCTTTAGAGAATCTGAGTATCCGGGAGGTGGAGGACTCCAAAAAGCCA AACTGCTTTGAGCTTTATATCCCTGACAATAAAGACCAAGTGATCAAGGCCTGTAAGACGGAGGCTGACGGCCGCGTGGTGGAAGGGAACCACACCGTGTACCGGATCTCCGCCCCAACGCCCGAGGAGAAGGAGGAGTGGATGAAGTGTATCAA AGCAGCCATAAGCAGGGACCCTTTCTACGAGATGTTGGCAGCACGGAAGAAGAAGGTCTCCTCCACGAAGAGGCACTGA
- the CYTH1 gene encoding cytohesin-1 isoform X3, translating into MQRNKQVAMGRKKFNMDPKKGIQFLIESDLLKNTCEDIAQFLYKGEGLNKTAIGDYLGERDEFNIQVLHAFVELHEFTDLNLVQALRQFLWSFRLPGEAQKIDRMMEAFAQRYCQCNSGVFQSTDTCYVLSFAIIMLNTSLHNPNVKDKPTVERFIAMNRGINDGGDLPEELLRNLYESIKNEPFKIPEDDGNDLTHTFFNPDREGWLLKLGGGRVKTWKRRWFILTDNCLYYFEYTTDKEPRGIIPLENLSIREVEDSKKPNCFELYIPDNKDQVIKACKTEADGRVVEGNHTVYRISAPTPEEKEEWMKCIKAAISRDPFYEMLAARKKKVSSTKRH; encoded by the exons ATGCAGAGGAACAAACAGGTAGCCATGGGCAGGAAAAAATTTAACATGGACCCTAAAAAG GGAATCCAGTTCTTAATAGAGAGTGATCTGCTGAAGAACACCTGTGAAGACATCGCGCAATTCTTATATAAAGGTGAAGGGCTCAACAAGACAGCCATTGGTGACTACCTGGGGGAGAG AGATGAGTTTAATATCCAGGTTCTTCATGCATTTGTAGAGTTACATGAGTTCACTGATCTCAACCTTGTTCAGGCATTGCG GCAGTTCCTGTGGAGCTTCCGGCTGCCGGGGGAGGCCCAGAAGATTGACCGGATGATGGAGGCATTTGCCCAGCGGTACTGTCAGTGCAACAGCGGGGTCTTCCAGTCCACAG aCACTTGCTATGTCCTCTCATTTGCCATCATCATGTTGAACACCAGCCTGCACAACCCCAATGTCAAGGATAAGCCCACCGTGGAGAGGTTCATTGCCATGAATCGAGGCATCAACGATGGGGGGGACTTGCCTGAGGAGCTTCTCCGG AATCTGTATGAAAGCATAAAAAATGAGCCCTTTAAAATCCCAGAAGATGATGGGAATGACCTTACTCACACTTTCTTCAATCCAGACCGAGAAGGCTGGCTATTAAAACTCGG aggTGGCAGGGTAAAGACTTGGAAAAGACGCTGGTTCATCCTGACCGACAACTGCCTGTACTACTTCGAATACACGACG GATAAGGAGCCCCGTGGAATTATCCCTTTAGAGAATCTGAGTATCCGGGAGGTGGAGGACTCCAAAAAGCCA AACTGCTTTGAGCTTTATATCCCTGACAATAAAGACCAAGTGATCAAGGCCTGTAAGACGGAGGCTGACGGCCGCGTGGTGGAAGGGAACCACACCGTGTACCGGATCTCCGCCCCAACGCCCGAGGAGAAGGAGGAGTGGATGAAGTGTATCAA AGCAGCCATAAGCAGGGACCCTTTCTACGAGATGTTGGCAGCACGGAAGAAGAAGGTCTCCTCCACGAAGAGGCACTGA
- the CYTH1 gene encoding cytohesin-1 isoform X1: MVLKTEEEDVPSDLTAEERQELENIRRRKQELLADIQRLKDEIAEVANEIENLGSTEERKNMQRNKQVAMGRKKFNMDPKKGIQFLIESDLLKNTCEDIAQFLYKGEGLNKTAIGDYLGERDEFNIQVLHAFVELHEFTDLNLVQALRQFLWSFRLPGEAQKIDRMMEAFAQRYCQCNSGVFQSTDTCYVLSFAIIMLNTSLHNPNVKDKPTVERFIAMNRGINDGGDLPEELLRNLYESIKNEPFKIPEDDGNDLTHTFFNPDREGWLLKLGGRVKTWKRRWFILTDNCLYYFEYTTDKEPRGIIPLENLSIREVEDSKKPNCFELYIPDNKDQVIKACKTEADGRVVEGNHTVYRISAPTPEEKEEWMKCIKAAISRDPFYEMLAARKKKVSSTKRH; the protein is encoded by the exons TTCCCAGTGACCTGACTGCAGAGGAGCGTCAGGAACTGGAGAACATCCGGCGGAGAAAGCAGGAGCTGCTAGCTGACATCCAG AGGCTGAAGGATGAGATAGCAGAAGTAgctaatgaaattgaaaacctggGATCCACAGAGGAGAG GAAAAACATGCAGAGGAACAAACAGGTAGCCATGGGCAGGAAAAAATTTAACATGGACCCTAAAAAG GGAATCCAGTTCTTAATAGAGAGTGATCTGCTGAAGAACACCTGTGAAGACATCGCGCAATTCTTATATAAAGGTGAAGGGCTCAACAAGACAGCCATTGGTGACTACCTGGGGGAGAG AGATGAGTTTAATATCCAGGTTCTTCATGCATTTGTAGAGTTACATGAGTTCACTGATCTCAACCTTGTTCAGGCATTGCG GCAGTTCCTGTGGAGCTTCCGGCTGCCGGGGGAGGCCCAGAAGATTGACCGGATGATGGAGGCATTTGCCCAGCGGTACTGTCAGTGCAACAGCGGGGTCTTCCAGTCCACAG aCACTTGCTATGTCCTCTCATTTGCCATCATCATGTTGAACACCAGCCTGCACAACCCCAATGTCAAGGATAAGCCCACCGTGGAGAGGTTCATTGCCATGAATCGAGGCATCAACGATGGGGGGGACTTGCCTGAGGAGCTTCTCCGG AATCTGTATGAAAGCATAAAAAATGAGCCCTTTAAAATCCCAGAAGATGATGGGAATGACCTTACTCACACTTTCTTCAATCCAGACCGAGAAGGCTGGCTATTAAAACTCG gTGGCAGGGTAAAGACTTGGAAAAGACGCTGGTTCATCCTGACCGACAACTGCCTGTACTACTTCGAATACACGACG GATAAGGAGCCCCGTGGAATTATCCCTTTAGAGAATCTGAGTATCCGGGAGGTGGAGGACTCCAAAAAGCCA AACTGCTTTGAGCTTTATATCCCTGACAATAAAGACCAAGTGATCAAGGCCTGTAAGACGGAGGCTGACGGCCGCGTGGTGGAAGGGAACCACACCGTGTACCGGATCTCCGCCCCAACGCCCGAGGAGAAGGAGGAGTGGATGAAGTGTATCAA AGCAGCCATAAGCAGGGACCCTTTCTACGAGATGTTGGCAGCACGGAAGAAGAAGGTCTCCTCCACGAAGAGGCACTGA